A window of Marinitoga litoralis genomic DNA:
TTTAATGGCTCCATTTGCAGGTGTTTTAGGAGATAGATTTAACAGAAGGAATATTATGGTTATTATGGATTATGCAAGAGGTTTATTAATACTATTTTTAGCCTATTTAACCTTTACAAATAATATAACTTTAAGTATTTTATTTGGAATGCAAGTTATTATTTCATTATTAGATAGTTTATTTGGTGCGGCGACCAGTGCAATGATACCAGATCTTGTTCCAGAAAAAGATTTGATGAAGGCTGTATCAACTACAGAAAGTGCAAGTAGTGCAGCTATGATAGTGGGTCCTGTCTTAGGTGGAGTTATATATGGTTTGTTAGGTATGAAATGGGTATTTTTATTAAATGGAATTTCTTTTATTTTATCGGGGTTTAGTGAGATGTTTATTAAATATAATAAAACTAGCAAATTAGATTCAAAAATAAATACCAAAATAATATTTGAAGATATTAAAGATTCTATCAAATATATTTTTGAAAATGATGTATTAAGAAATTTAATGATAATGGCTATATTTTTAAATTTCCTATTTAATCCAATGTTTGTTGTATTATTTCCATATACTTTTCGAGAAGTAATTGGTTTTTCTCCTCAACAATATGGATTATTAGAAACAATGTGGACTTTAGGAATAATGATAGGAAATATAATTTTAGGTGTGTTCTTTTCAAATAGTGAAAATAAAAAATTGATGAAAAATGGAATATATGGAATGGTTGGTATGAATTTATTACTATCTATATTTTTAGTACCACAAATTAGAAATAATTTTACTATATGGAAAATATTTTTAATAGTAGGTACAATAATAATTATTATGGGATTAACGAATGCATTTGTAAATACTCCTATATCTGTATTTTTTCAAAGAATTATTCCTAATGAAAAAAGGTCAAAAATATTCTCTGTAATAGGAGTGTTGTTTCAAGCGGCAACACCTATTGGAATGGCATTAATGGGATTTTTAGTAGATAGGTATGAAGTGCATATTCTGTTTATTATATTAGCGATATTGGTATTATTAGATGTATTGATTTTTTCAAAAAAATTGGATAATATAGATTTTAATCCTTCCCTTGAAAATGAATAAAAATAACCCCATCTTTTAAGTTCAAGATGGGGTTTTTATTATAATATAATTTTATTTATTAATCTAATATCTCTAGAAGATGCACCAACTCTTATTTCATATTTTCCTTTATCTAATCTCCAACCATCACAATAATAACTAGATAAATCTTTAATATTAATAGATATTTTAATATTCTCCACTTCTCCTGGATTAAGTAATTTTGTTTTTTCAAATCCTTTTAATTCTTGGAATGGTTTGTCTATAGAACCTTTTGGTGCTCTTACATATACTTGAGCAATTTCCTTTCCAGGTAAATTTCCTATATTTTTTACATCAAAGGAAATATATAGTTTTTCTTCATCATTTTCTATTTTTAAATTAGAATATTCAAAGTTAGTATATGATAATCCATATCCAAATTCATATAAAGGTTCTTTTTTAAATGTATCAAAATATCTATAACCTACATATATGCCTTCATCATATACTACTTCTTCTCCATCTACAGGGAATGGTAATGAAGGTAAATCTTCATATTTTTTTGCTATTGTCAATGCTAATTTTCCAGAAGGAGAATGATTTCCTTTTACAATATCAGCTATAGCTCTTCCGGTTTCTTGTCCAGCTTGCCATACAAGCATTGTACCATCAACTAAATTTTCCCAGCTTGCCATTTCTATAGGAGATCCAATATTTAAAAGAACAGCAACTTTTTTATTTCTCTTTTTAAATTCTTTTGAAACCTCTTTCAATAATTTTATTTCATCTTCATATAAATAGAAATCTTTAATATTAATATCAAAAAATTCTCCAGAAATTCTACTAATTACTATTATTGCTAAATCATTATTTTCAGCATAATGAGAAATATTTTCTATGATATCTTGAGGTAATCTAGGATATAATGTATGTCCTAAATCGTTATGGTATGGTTTATATTTTTCTTTTCTTAATTCCTCAATTTTATTTTTATAAATAGAATATAATTCTTCATCAAAATTAATACCTTTTTCTTTAAATCCATCAATTATATTAATCACATATTTTGGGTGAGTATCTCCGCTACCTAAACCGCCTTTTATTGTTTCAATTTGAGCTGTACCAAATACAGCAACTTTTTGATTTTTCACAGGGAATACATCATTATTTTTCAATAATACTATCCCTTCAAGTGCAGCTTCATATGCTATTTTTGCATGTTTTTCAAGATCAGGTTTATTAGAATAATTATAATTATTGTATTTTGGTGTTTTAATTACTAATTTCAATAAATTTCTTACAGCTTCATCTATATCTTTCTCAGTTAAGATACCTTCTTCAAGTCCATTTTTGATTTCTTCTCTTTCATCTATCCTATAATCCAATACCTGATAAGATTTACCAGGCATTATTAAATCATTTCCTGCCTTCACTTGATGAGCTCCCGAATCGCCTGCAAACCAATCACTCATTACTAAACCATCAAAACCCCATTCTTCTCTCAAAATCTTTGTTATTAAATGCTCGCTTTGAGAACAGTAATATCCATTTACCTTATTATATGCAGTCATCACAGTCCAAGGATTTGCTTTTAATGCTATTTCAAATCCTTTTAAATATATTTCTCTTAATGCTCTTTCTGAAACTATAGTATCAATTTTCATTCTATTTGTTTCTTGGTTATTAGCAACAAAATGTTTTATCGATGTTCCAACACCTTTAGATTGAACTCCTTCAACAAAACTTGCAGCCATTTCACCTGATACTAAAGGATCTTCAGAATAATATTCAAAGTTTCTACCCCCTAAAGGATTTCTTTGAATATTTAATGCAGGAGCTAATAATACGTCAACTCCGTATTCTTTAGTTTCTTCTCCCATTGCTTCTCCAACTTTTTTTAATATTTCTCTATTCCAAGTAGAGGCTAACATTGATTCAATAGGGAATGATGTTGCATAATACTTATTTTCATCATTTGGTCTATCTGGAAAAATTCTTAATCCTGCTGGGCCATCTGCTAAATAAATATCGGGTAATCCTTTAACTCCTCTAATAATACCTACAGTACCTCTAACCTCAACATCATCATTACCAAATTGACCAGGTAATCCAGGACCGACAATAAAATCTAATTTTTCATCTAATGTCATATCTTTAATCATTTGATCTATATCCATTATTATATCCTCCTTACACTATTTCTTTCTATTAAAGTTGTTGGAAGAACTACATTTTTTGGCAATCTATTTCTTTTATTAGTTATTCTATCTATTAATATTTCTGTTGCTGTATAACCCATTTCCTCTCTAGGTTGTCTAATAGTAGTTAGTTTTGGATTAACGAATTCTGCAAATGGTGAATCATCAAAACCAATAATAGAAACATTGTCAGGTATTTTGTATCCGCTGTTTTTTAAAGCGTCCATTGCGCCAATAGCAGTCCAATCATTTACTGCAAAAACTGCTGTAAAATTTAAAGGATTTTTTGCTAAATGTGCATATATAGCATCACTACCATCATTAGGATTATATCCAGCAGTTTCAGAGAAAATTATATTTATATCAGATTTTTTGTACATAAATTTTTGAACACCCTTTAGTCGTTCTTTTGCAGCAGGCGAATCTTCTGGCCCCCTTATAACAAATATATCCCTATGACCATTTTTATATAAATATTCAATAGCTTTATAAGCTCCACCTTCATTATCCACATTAACAACATCAAAGTTTATTTCTTCAACATTAAAATCCATAACTACAACAGGCACTCCACTATTTATAAACTTATCAATTAAAGTTGTGTCTCCATAAAATTCAGCTAATATTATTCCATCAACTTTTCTTTTAAAATATTGATCTAGAATATTTTTTTCGTTTAATGGATCATTTTTCGGAATAGCTAACATAATGTCAAATCCTTTTTCATATGCAAAACTTTCAATAGCCATAACAATATCACTATAATGATATCCTCTTATATCAGGCACTAAAACACCTATAGTTTTAAATAAAATATTATTACTAAAAGAAGGTTTTGGTTTGTAATTTAATTTT
This region includes:
- a CDS encoding MFS transporter, encoding MISMIPALLMAPFAGVLGDRFNRRNIMVIMDYARGLLILFLAYLTFTNNITLSILFGMQVIISLLDSLFGAATSAMIPDLVPEKDLMKAVSTTESASSAAMIVGPVLGGVIYGLLGMKWVFLLNGISFILSGFSEMFIKYNKTSKLDSKINTKIIFEDIKDSIKYIFENDVLRNLMIMAIFLNFLFNPMFVVLFPYTFREVIGFSPQQYGLLETMWTLGIMIGNIILGVFFSNSENKKLMKNGIYGMVGMNLLLSIFLVPQIRNNFTIWKIFLIVGTIIIIMGLTNAFVNTPISVFFQRIIPNEKRSKIFSVIGVLFQAATPIGMALMGFLVDRYEVHILFIILAILVLLDVLIFSKKLDNIDFNPSLENE
- a CDS encoding beta-glucosidase family protein; translation: MDIDQMIKDMTLDEKLDFIVGPGLPGQFGNDDVEVRGTVGIIRGVKGLPDIYLADGPAGLRIFPDRPNDENKYYATSFPIESMLASTWNREILKKVGEAMGEETKEYGVDVLLAPALNIQRNPLGGRNFEYYSEDPLVSGEMAASFVEGVQSKGVGTSIKHFVANNQETNRMKIDTIVSERALREIYLKGFEIALKANPWTVMTAYNKVNGYYCSQSEHLITKILREEWGFDGLVMSDWFAGDSGAHQVKAGNDLIMPGKSYQVLDYRIDEREEIKNGLEEGILTEKDIDEAVRNLLKLVIKTPKYNNYNYSNKPDLEKHAKIAYEAALEGIVLLKNNDVFPVKNQKVAVFGTAQIETIKGGLGSGDTHPKYVINIIDGFKEKGINFDEELYSIYKNKIEELRKEKYKPYHNDLGHTLYPRLPQDIIENISHYAENNDLAIIVISRISGEFFDINIKDFYLYEDEIKLLKEVSKEFKKRNKKVAVLLNIGSPIEMASWENLVDGTMLVWQAGQETGRAIADIVKGNHSPSGKLALTIAKKYEDLPSLPFPVDGEEVVYDEGIYVGYRYFDTFKKEPLYEFGYGLSYTNFEYSNLKIENDEEKLYISFDVKNIGNLPGKEIAQVYVRAPKGSIDKPFQELKGFEKTKLLNPGEVENIKISINIKDLSSYYCDGWRLDKGKYEIRVGASSRDIRLINKIIL
- a CDS encoding LacI family DNA-binding transcriptional regulator, giving the protein MANIKDVAKLSNVSVATVSRVLNGSDNVSPETRKRVLKAIKKLNYKPKPSFSNNILFKTIGVLVPDIRGYHYSDIVMAIESFAYEKGFDIMLAIPKNDPLNEKNILDQYFKRKVDGIILAEFYGDTTLIDKFINSGVPVVVMDFNVEEINFDVVNVDNEGGAYKAIEYLYKNGHRDIFVIRGPEDSPAAKERLKGVQKFMYKKSDINIIFSETAGYNPNDGSDAIYAHLAKNPLNFTAVFAVNDWTAIGAMDALKNSGYKIPDNVSIIGFDDSPFAEFVNPKLTTIRQPREEMGYTATEILIDRITNKRNRLPKNVVLPTTLIERNSVRRI